CGAGGTTGGTCTTTGACAGACTTGGCCGCTAAAGCCGGAGTTTCACGGGCAATGATCTACAAGATCGAGCGTGGAGAGAGCAGCCCCACCGCTAACCTTTTGGGCAAGCTATCTGGCGCCTTCGGTTTGAGCATGTCTACCCTTGTTGCCCGTGCTGAGCTGCGCCAGGGGAGGCTGCTCCGAGTAGCAGATCAACCGCTCTGGATTGACCCCGATACCGGATATGAGCGCAGGCATGTATCTCCCCGCTCCGACATGCCGCTGGATCTCGTTCAAGTTACGCTACCGGCTGGCAAGCAAGTGCCGATGCCGGCTTCAGCCTATGCATTTTCACGGCAACTGATATGGGTGATTAAGGGCGAGCTGGTTTTTGCAGAAGGCAATGTGCAGCACAGAATGAGCGAAGGTGACTGCCTGGAACTGGGCCCGCCCATGGACTGTCGTTTCATCAATGACAGCGATGAACCCTGTGTGTACGGCGTAGTCGTCCTTAGCGCTTCCTGATTGTTTACCGCTGCGTGGGCGTCGATAGAAGTATCCGTTTATCGCCGGTTTCTGTTCTGCGTGACGGGCCGCAATCGGCCAGAAGCAGTCACTCGTTCCTTCATTTCTGCGACCACAATGTCAGCCCAGCAGAGATCGCTTCTCTAACAGAAAGTCGATCAGTGCCCGCACCTTGGCCGGCATTTGCGCACGTGTAGGGGCGTAGAGATAGAAGCCGGGGAAAGACGGGCACCAAGGCTGTAGCACCCGCACCAGCTCACCGGACGCCAGTTGCTCGCGCACACAGATATCCAAGTATTTAACCAGGCCAACGCCCTGGATGGCCGCCTTGAGCATGCTCTCGTCATCGTTGAATACCACGCTGCCCCGAGGCTCGAACACCTGGGTATGGCCATCCCCGTCCGGTGCCGTGAATGACCAGCGGTCCAGTGTGCCGCTGCTGGTGAAGCGATACGCCAGGCAGTCGTGCTGGTTCAGCTCGGCCGGGCTCTGCGGAATGCCGTGGCGCTTGAAATAGGCGGGTGAACCGACTATCGCCATCTCGATGCGCGGGGTGATCGG
The genomic region above belongs to Pseudomonas sp. PSKL.D1 and contains:
- a CDS encoding helix-turn-helix domain-containing protein; translation: MNNEIDLQIGARIRIERESRGWSLTDLAAKAGVSRAMIYKIERGESSPTANLLGKLSGAFGLSMSTLVARAELRQGRLLRVADQPLWIDPDTGYERRHVSPRSDMPLDLVQVTLPAGKQVPMPASAYAFSRQLIWVIKGELVFAEGNVQHRMSEGDCLELGPPMDCRFINDSDEPCVYGVVVLSAS